The following are from one region of the Escherichia sp. E4742 genome:
- a CDS encoding zinc ribbon-containing protein has protein sequence MNKVAQYYRELVASLSERLRNGERDIDALVEQARERVIKTGELTRTEVDELTRAVRRDLEEFAMSYEESLKEESDSVFMRVIKESLWQELADITDKTQLEWREVFQDLNHHGVYHSGEVVGLGNLVCEKCHFHLPIYTPEVLTLCPKCGHDQFQRRPFEP, from the coding sequence ATGAACAAGGTTGCTCAATATTACCGTGAACTGGTGGCGTCATTAAGCGAGCGACTGCGTAATGGCGAACGCGATATCGATGCACTGGTAGAACAGGCGCGTGAGCGTGTAATAAAAACAGGGGAGTTAACGCGGACCGAGGTCGATGAACTGACTCGGGCCGTCAGACGTGACCTGGAAGAGTTCGCCATGAGCTATGAAGAGAGCCTGAAGGAAGAATCCGACAGCGTTTTTATGCGGGTGATTAAAGAAAGCCTCTGGCAGGAACTGGCGGACATCACCGATAAAACGCAGCTTGAATGGCGTGAAGTTTTCCAGGATCTCAATCATCACGGGGTTTATCACAGCGGAGAAGTTGTAGGGCTGGGGAATCTGGTCTGCGAGAAATGTCACTTCCATCTCCCGATCTACACGCCGGAAGTGCTGACGCTATGCCCGAAGTGTGGTCATGATCAGTTCCAGAGACGTCCGTTCGAGCCGTAA
- the ybeQ gene encoding Sel1 family TPR-like repeat protein YbeQ, translating to MIFTSSCCDNLSIDEIIERAEKGDIEAQYIVGFYYNRDSAIDSPDDEKAFYWLKLAAGQDHCEAQYSLGRKYSEDKSRHKDNEQAIFWLKKAALQGHTFASNALGWILDRGEDPNYKEAVAWYQIAAESGMSYAQNNLAWMYRNGNGVAQDYALAFFWYKQAALQGHSYAQDNLADLYEDGKGVAQNKTLAAFWYLKSAQQGNRHAQFQIAWAYNAGEGVDQDYKQAMYWYLKAAAQESVGAYVNIGYMYKHGQGVEKDYQAAFEWFTKAAECNDATAWYNLAIMYHYGEGRPVDLRQALDLYRKVQSSGTRDVSQEIREIEDLL from the coding sequence ATGATTTTTACGTCAAGTTGCTGCGATAATTTATCAATAGATGAGATTATCGAACGTGCTGAAAAAGGCGATATTGAGGCTCAATATATTGTTGGATTTTATTACAATCGCGATAGTGCAATTGACTCTCCGGACGACGAAAAGGCCTTTTACTGGCTAAAGCTTGCCGCCGGGCAAGACCATTGTGAAGCACAATATTCCTTAGGGCGGAAATACTCCGAGGATAAAAGCCGCCATAAAGATAATGAGCAAGCCATCTTTTGGCTGAAAAAAGCGGCCCTTCAAGGACATACTTTCGCTTCCAACGCCCTTGGCTGGATACTGGATCGTGGAGAAGATCCTAACTATAAAGAAGCTGTTGCCTGGTATCAGATAGCCGCGGAGAGCGGAATGTCTTATGCGCAAAATAATCTTGCGTGGATGTACAGAAACGGCAACGGAGTCGCACAAGACTATGCGCTGGCATTTTTCTGGTACAAACAAGCTGCATTGCAAGGCCATAGTTACGCGCAAGACAATCTGGCCGATCTTTATGAAGACGGAAAAGGCGTTGCTCAAAACAAGACACTCGCCGCATTCTGGTATTTGAAAAGCGCACAGCAGGGTAATCGGCACGCCCAGTTTCAAATTGCGTGGGCTTATAACGCTGGCGAAGGGGTGGACCAGGACTATAAGCAAGCGATGTACTGGTATCTGAAGGCTGCCGCTCAGGAAAGCGTCGGCGCTTACGTCAACATCGGTTATATGTATAAACACGGACAAGGTGTTGAGAAAGATTATCAGGCCGCCTTTGAATGGTTTACGAAAGCCGCTGAATGCAATGACGCCACTGCCTGGTATAACCTGGCCATTATGTATCACTACGGAGAAGGAAGACCTGTCGATCTCCGACAGGCTCTCGACCTGTATCGTAAAGTTCAGTCATCCGGTACCAGAGATGTCAGTCAAGAAATCCGTGAGATTGAAGATTTACTGTAG